A genomic region of Bdellovibrio sp. GT3 contains the following coding sequences:
- a CDS encoding LLM class flavin-dependent oxidoreductase — protein sequence MAVQLEMGLDTFGDVTYDLNGKSLTQDQVIRNVVAEGVLADQLGLDFFGVGEHHRDDFAVSAPEIVLAAIAAKTRKIRLGSAVTVLSSDDPIRVFQRFSTIDAISNGRAEVIMGRGSFIESFPLFGFDLEKYEELFEEKLDLFAQLLKGNPVNWQGNTRVPVTNQSVYPQPAGKLKTWIGVGGTPKSVLRAAHYGFPLMLAIIGGDPKAFKPFVDLYYKSLSQFNQKSQPVGVHSPGFIAATDEEAKETIWPHYRNMMNRIGRDRGWPPITKEQFEHQIGPEGSLYVGSPETVADKIATTVKHLGAARFDLKYSLGTLPHEDLMKCIEFYGTKVVPLVRAKIA from the coding sequence ATGGCGGTACAACTTGAAATGGGTCTGGATACATTTGGCGATGTCACTTATGATTTAAATGGCAAAAGTCTTACCCAAGATCAGGTGATTCGCAATGTAGTCGCTGAAGGTGTTCTGGCAGATCAATTGGGTTTGGATTTTTTTGGTGTGGGCGAGCATCACCGTGATGACTTCGCTGTTTCCGCACCGGAAATAGTCCTTGCCGCGATCGCAGCCAAGACCCGGAAAATTCGCCTGGGATCCGCCGTCACTGTGTTGAGTTCCGACGACCCTATCCGCGTCTTCCAAAGATTTTCAACCATCGATGCGATTTCCAATGGTCGCGCCGAAGTGATTATGGGACGGGGCTCTTTTATCGAGTCTTTTCCTCTTTTTGGATTTGATTTGGAAAAGTATGAGGAACTATTTGAAGAGAAGCTGGATCTATTTGCACAACTTTTAAAAGGCAATCCAGTGAACTGGCAAGGTAACACGCGAGTGCCCGTGACGAATCAAAGTGTCTATCCCCAACCCGCAGGAAAGCTGAAAACCTGGATTGGTGTGGGCGGAACACCTAAATCAGTCTTGCGTGCCGCTCACTATGGATTTCCCCTGATGCTCGCAATCATCGGTGGTGATCCCAAGGCGTTCAAGCCATTTGTGGATCTGTATTACAAATCCCTGAGCCAGTTTAATCAAAAGTCTCAGCCAGTGGGCGTCCACTCCCCTGGATTTATTGCCGCCACTGACGAAGAAGCCAAGGAAACCATCTGGCCCCATTATCGCAATATGATGAATCGAATTGGACGTGATCGGGGCTGGCCACCGATCACCAAAGAGCAATTTGAACATCAAATTGGTCCTGAAGGATCACTGTATGTCGGGTCACCTGAAACAGTCGCCGATAAAATCGCCACGACGGTCAAACACCTGGGAGCCGCACGCTTTGATTTAAAATACAGTCTGGGTACATTGCCCCATGAGGACCTGATGAAGTGCATTGAGTTTTACGGCACCAAAGTAGTTCCTTTGGTTCGCGCCAAGATCGCATAA